The following are encoded in a window of Salinibacter ruber DSM 13855 genomic DNA:
- the der gene encoding ribosome biogenesis GTPase Der, translated as MLVAIVGRPNVGKSTLFNRLTGSRQAIVEDTPGVTRDRVYGEAEWKGHTIPLVDTGGYVPRSDDPYERAIREQAEIALEDADVILFVVDVTTGITEMDKEIATVLRPTETPVMVVANKADNEEREWDASEFYQLGLGEVYPVSSTNKRGVDDMMAALVEELPGTEDEADKDRVQVSLVGKPNAGKSSLVNATLGFDRAIVTERPGTTRDTVQSVVQYEGRDLMLVDTAGMQKRSKADGVEFYATVRSERAIRAGDVCVLVLDATEELHKQDLSVLSEVNEHKKGMVVAVNKWDLVPKDDGTMDQYTKYLRQYLGTLDHVPIVYVSAVTKQRVYELLDKALEVAEARATRVQTSALNDVVQAALDEKHPPTTSSGAFVNITYATQVRTAPPVFVFFANHPEGIRTDYKRYLEGKLRDALGFEGVPLTLVFKEK; from the coding sequence GTGCTGGTAGCCATCGTCGGCCGGCCGAATGTCGGCAAGTCCACCCTCTTCAACCGCCTCACCGGCTCGCGCCAGGCCATCGTCGAGGACACGCCCGGCGTCACGCGCGACCGCGTTTACGGGGAGGCCGAGTGGAAGGGGCACACCATCCCCCTCGTCGACACCGGCGGCTACGTCCCGCGCTCGGACGACCCCTACGAGCGGGCGATCCGCGAGCAGGCCGAGATTGCTTTGGAGGACGCCGACGTCATCCTCTTCGTGGTGGACGTGACGACCGGCATCACGGAGATGGACAAGGAGATTGCGACCGTGCTCCGCCCCACCGAGACGCCCGTGATGGTCGTCGCCAACAAGGCGGACAACGAGGAGCGCGAGTGGGACGCGAGCGAGTTCTACCAGCTGGGCCTCGGCGAGGTGTATCCGGTGAGCAGCACCAACAAGCGGGGCGTGGACGACATGATGGCGGCGCTTGTGGAGGAGCTTCCCGGCACGGAAGACGAGGCGGACAAAGACCGCGTGCAGGTCTCGCTGGTGGGGAAGCCGAACGCGGGCAAGTCGTCGCTCGTCAACGCCACCCTGGGGTTCGACCGCGCCATCGTGACCGAGAGGCCCGGCACCACCCGCGACACGGTCCAGTCCGTCGTGCAGTACGAGGGGCGCGACCTGATGCTCGTGGACACCGCCGGCATGCAGAAGCGCTCCAAGGCCGACGGGGTCGAGTTTTACGCCACCGTCCGCAGCGAGCGGGCCATCCGGGCGGGCGACGTGTGCGTGCTCGTCCTCGACGCCACCGAGGAGCTGCACAAGCAGGACCTCAGTGTGCTCTCGGAGGTCAACGAGCACAAGAAGGGCATGGTGGTGGCGGTCAATAAGTGGGATCTAGTCCCCAAAGACGACGGCACGATGGACCAGTACACGAAGTATCTGCGGCAGTACCTGGGCACGCTCGACCACGTGCCCATCGTGTACGTGTCGGCCGTGACCAAACAGCGCGTGTACGAGCTGCTCGACAAAGCCCTGGAGGTGGCGGAGGCGCGGGCGACGCGCGTGCAGACGAGCGCCCTGAACGACGTGGTCCAGGCGGCCCTCGACGAAAAACATCCCCCCACCACCAGCAGCGGGGCGTTCGTCAACATCACCTACGCCACGCAGGTGCGCACGGCCCCGCCCGTGTTCGTGTTCTTCGCGAACCACCCGGAGGGCATCCGCACCGACTACAAGCGGTACCTGGAGGGGAAGCTGCGGGACGCGCTCGGGTTTGAGGGCGTTCCGCTGACGCTGGTGTTCAAGGAAAAGTAG
- a CDS encoding EcsC family protein encodes MRLTDEEKAVRREIEDWQHADASVASQAMDWAMRPVDWAVEQVVSPDQMDQVTDRVEQFLSTLSDASEWTHAADDILAAAEDRGLPAESVQDLRNRPVADLDELARSRFRQNTLLAALEGGGTGLAGTAFVAADIPLLFTINLRLIQQIAASYGFSLEGPMFQPLVLSIFNVAASGGREARNEALREVSVAAAAFADDLDYAGRVSGTFRDQNRHLPREIAKTLLERKLGQTVPLAGAAVGAGVNYWFTTQTAESAFMCARALYLDWKERR; translated from the coding sequence ATGCGACTGACCGACGAGGAAAAAGCCGTTCGCCGCGAGATTGAGGACTGGCAACACGCGGACGCCTCCGTGGCGTCGCAGGCCATGGACTGGGCCATGCGGCCGGTGGACTGGGCCGTGGAGCAGGTCGTCTCGCCCGACCAGATGGACCAGGTGACCGACCGGGTGGAGCAGTTCCTCTCCACCCTCAGCGACGCGTCGGAATGGACGCACGCGGCCGACGACATCCTGGCCGCCGCGGAGGACCGCGGCCTGCCCGCCGAGTCCGTCCAGGACCTGCGCAACCGGCCCGTCGCCGACCTCGACGAGCTGGCCCGCAGCCGCTTCCGGCAGAACACGCTCCTTGCGGCCCTGGAAGGGGGCGGAACGGGGCTCGCCGGCACCGCCTTCGTCGCCGCCGACATCCCGCTCCTGTTCACCATCAACCTGCGTCTGATCCAGCAGATTGCGGCCAGCTACGGCTTCTCGCTGGAGGGGCCGATGTTTCAGCCGCTCGTGCTGTCGATCTTCAACGTGGCGGCGTCCGGGGGGCGCGAGGCGCGCAACGAGGCGCTGCGCGAGGTGAGCGTGGCCGCGGCTGCGTTCGCCGACGACCTCGACTACGCGGGGCGCGTGTCCGGCACCTTCCGCGACCAGAACCGCCACCTGCCGCGCGAGATTGCGAAGACGCTCCTGGAGCGCAAGCTGGGGCAGACAGTCCCGCTGGCTGGCGCGGCTGTGGGCGCGGGCGTCAATTACTGGTTTACCACGCAGACCGCCGAGTCGGCCTTCATGTGCGCCCGGGCACTGTACCTGGATTGGAAGGAACGACGATAG
- a CDS encoding undecaprenyl-diphosphate phosphatase gives MTWWEALLLGLIQGLTEFIPVSSSGHLVLGQYLLGLDKEAADVTFEVFVHFGTVLSILTVYWDDVAELVEEAWAGLRAPRAVPTRFAENDTFRLGVFILVTLVPTGVAYVLFREPLEQAFGSPRFTSAMLVGTGVLLLLTRIGPRPDGDLSGVKAFVVGVAQSCALVPGISRSGATICTALYQNVAPERAANFSFLMLLPVVLGGTVLKGLELMEQGVGAAGLSLGIGTVAAYGSGIGAIYVVLDVVRRGNLQYFAYYCFLIGGLGLWLL, from the coding sequence ATGACCTGGTGGGAAGCGCTGCTCCTCGGCCTCATTCAGGGCCTCACCGAGTTCATCCCCGTCTCTTCGTCCGGCCACCTCGTGTTGGGGCAGTACCTGTTGGGGCTCGACAAGGAGGCGGCGGACGTGACGTTCGAGGTGTTCGTCCACTTTGGCACCGTGCTCAGCATTCTCACGGTCTACTGGGACGACGTGGCGGAGCTGGTGGAGGAGGCCTGGGCCGGGCTCCGGGCGCCGCGGGCCGTCCCCACGCGCTTCGCGGAGAACGACACCTTCCGGCTCGGGGTCTTCATCCTCGTTACGCTCGTGCCCACCGGCGTGGCGTACGTGCTCTTTCGGGAGCCCCTGGAGCAGGCCTTCGGAAGCCCCCGCTTCACGAGTGCCATGCTGGTGGGGACGGGCGTCCTCCTCCTGCTTACGCGAATTGGGCCGCGGCCGGACGGGGACCTGAGCGGCGTCAAGGCCTTCGTGGTGGGGGTGGCGCAGTCGTGTGCCCTCGTCCCGGGGATCTCGCGGTCGGGCGCCACGATCTGCACGGCCCTCTACCAGAACGTGGCGCCGGAGCGGGCGGCGAACTTCTCGTTTCTGATGCTGCTGCCGGTGGTCCTCGGGGGGACGGTGCTCAAGGGCCTGGAGCTGATGGAGCAGGGCGTGGGGGCCGCGGGGCTGTCCCTGGGAATTGGGACGGTGGCCGCCTACGGCTCGGGCATCGGGGCCATCTACGTGGTGCTCGACGTGGTGCGGCGGGGGAATCTGCAGTACTTTGCGTACTACTGCTTCCTGATCGGCGGGCTGGGGCTGTGGCTGTTGTAG